One Malassezia restricta chromosome III, complete sequence DNA segment encodes these proteins:
- a CDS encoding 1-phosphatidylinositol-3-phosphate 5-kinase, which yields MARDGPTTQPMTNEFVSLNLLDDSDDRPSSFAFTSLFDRMRTAFSAPPSKTESDVATAAGPSGPSQRHTPRRAPDNSSPASRILPLRTAPPSLSMAPIHASPVVPSEASDTTSIDTGRSEAWSTLGGMISGVPGFPLGSDVLDDTQSLSQRPETGDEGTSSVRPSADMWIRRFRGEGLSRKYWMADDTAKECRDCLMPFTSLRRKHHCRICGQIFCSRCASNLVPGARWGQKHAIRMCDQCHTMLEEYDRRERMDAEARDKSQRQPLLAPSPGLVPDLDDVHTPQSQFAAKTLFAKDAFPYRDDVVSDVAGSDEADALEDRYREVLGDLSASEAPQALATEVAPFRSGLDEIETHASDLIEAPAHIPPPSPDTSPPSPQHTPRDATEALASLPPLPPSPIKRSTAQQKLMRGTSRFVTSTALGAISLVYFLRMLHQLLVAEHVGHVAEWKETIKLLALAVIDRIRVRTRNMYLTDIRQCVKIKCFPGGRVSDCEFLDGYVCTKNVATRRMASFLPIHHARIMIITFPIEYHRNAKQLMSLDSIMAQEYEFLRILVARITAQRPHVVMAEKGVSHIALSMFEQAGIVVFSRLKRTAIDTIAHCTQADVIASIDRLSLEPRLGRCACISIDTYQQAGDPEQRKPLLRVEVASKEVSCALILRGTIQPKLRRIKAILALMVFVGYNLKLEECVRRDMGATLDWSVMNFHTVSELAAPMPTEEEDVHRHIILDETLKKYQRLLLSASVTAVLPPPYLVTRMKYVNDRIRTLKALPIKSMTYKHTDAQGDVPTQGLVLCAPETYAAPTEVAVLESEHESIQACWHACVSGMSKMLTPFAHQKLVALVFKTCAVNRHTCMGPHFDCADFYGVDDEPLGQFLERTCDEHAASCEARHCEHANLVHYLTYTHNTTQIQMVVEHFPCPLRDCEHELLCWSYCKVCEASTPMTRLSDEAWSLSFAKFLELQCYPNSSCHSTVCEHDYFQNTVRYFALRNLAIRFHADTIEPWDILVPPTRLIIDYTQMCVLRNTEAVKLYDKNRLYWRSVCMRLDALQRQIAAKMLPARLKTHTDTLLTQMVQLAMADGFEIEKSISESYRESDKDMCQLTMNAVRRTLQDRVVEWENLFLDFKKHAPKSDQDKQRLLAQYDPPEADIIAPQPVRASPERTPSFVEQVSPSKSPRRPLPRRDPSGQVAMLTQQYEQMTRDAEQQASRMHRARPVTTTHATVEVFKSLRDAVRGDDSDHEDDLRPEQTRGEAWLGSRPIETPQPSTHDTLIELSVPSTPSTENDTYHDTSRSLMIEEGNVDMTDTSQPERTKLFHLLKAAWPLPVDEFFPLTYPFSPTDHVFTDARVVVREDEPSSIIAFTLDSQNYREQLANSRQSRSDAPLTELRHADGSHYLYEFDTETIKLWCKIFFAEQFDALRHMCGCAEQFVQSLSRCFKWDSRGGKSGSAFLKTRDDRFVVKQLSRTELDGFSKFAPQYFTYLAECQSALRPTALTKIFGYFRIGFKNTHTGRSFKMDFMVMENLLYGRSVDRIFDLKGSTRHRFVQESGQPHEVLQDENLMQRAQSSPLLVREHSKRILRTALHNDSLFLTEMNVMDYSLIMALDTSRNKMVIGIIDYLRTYTWDKRVESFVKETAILGGGGKGEPTIITPRQYRMRFLTFLDRNILMTPDPWIQSGWVQ from the coding sequence ATGGCCAGGGACGGGCCGACGACCCAGCCCATGACGAATGAGTTTGTGTCACTTAACTTGCTCGATGATAGTGATGATCGGCCATCTTCGTTTGCATTTACGTCGCTCTTTGACCGTATGCGCACGGCGTTTTCTGCGCCACCGTCCAAGACCGAGAGCGAcgtcgccaccgccgccggTCCATCCGGCCCATCACAACGACAcacgccacggcgcgcCCCTGACAACTCGAGTCCAGCGAGTCGCATTCTGCCACTTCGCACCGCTCCGCCCAGCCTGAGCATGGCGCCCATCCACGCCTCGCCGGTCGTGCCGAGCGAGGCGAGCGATACGACGTCCATCGATACAGGGCGCAGTGAGGCATGGTCCACGCTGGGAGGTATGATAAGTGGCGTGCCTGGCTTCCCTCTTGGCAGCGACGTGCTTGATGATACGCAGTCCTTGTCACAGCGACCCGAGACGGGTGACGAGGGTACCTCCAGTGTACGGCCCAGCGCTGATATGTGGATTCGCCGCTTTCGTGGCGAAGGGCTCAGCCGCAAGTACTGGATGGCCGATGATACGGCGAAAGAATGCCGCGACTGCCTTATGCCATTCACGTCGCTGCGTCGAAAGCACCACTGCCGGATCTGTGGACAGATCTTTTGCAGTCGCTGCGCCTCGAACCTCGTGCCTGGTGCGCGGTGGGGACAGAAGCATGCCATTCGGATGTGTGACCAGTGCCATACCATGCTCGAAGAGTACGATCggcgtgagcgcatggaTGCGGAGGCGCGCGATAAGAGCCAGCGGCAGCCCCTGTTGGCGCCATCGCCCGGCCTTGTGCCGGACCTCGATGACGTACATACGCCTCAGTCCCAGTTTGCTGCCAAGACGCTCTTTGCCAAAGACGCCTTTCCTTATCGCGATGACGTCGTAAGCGACGTGGCTGGCAGCGATgaggcggatgcgctggagGACCGCTACAGAGAAGTGCTCGGTGACCTCAGTGCATCCGAGGCGCCACAAGCGCTAGCCACAGAGGTGGCCCCGTTCCGATCCGGTCTTGATGAGATCGAGACACATGCGTCTGATTTGATCGAGGCACCTGCCCACATCCCGCCACCTTCCCCCGATACGTCTCCGCCATCACCGCAgcacacgccgcgcgaTGCGACCGAGGCCCTTGCATCGCTTCCACCCTTACCGCCCTCACCGATCAAGCGGAGCACGGCGCAACAAAAGCTAATGCgtggcacgtcgcgcttcGTCACCAGCACGGCCCTTGGTGCCATTTCGCTCGTGTACTTTCTGCGCATGCTACATCAGCTCCTGGTGGCCGAGCATGtgggccacgtcgccgaaTGGAAAGAGACCATCAAGCTGCTTGCGCTCGCTGTGATTGACCGTATTcgcgtgcgcacacgcaACATGTACCTCACCGATATTCGCCAATGTGTCAAAATCAAGTGCTTTCCCGGTGGACGTGTGTCGGACTGCGAGTTCCTCGATGGGTACGTCTGCACGAAGAATGTCGCTACGCGCCGAATGGCATCGTTCCTGCCCATACACCACGCCCGCATCATGATAATTACATTCCCGATCGAGTACCACCGCAATGCGAAGCAGCTCATGTCACTTGACTCGATTATGGCGCAAGAGTACGAGTTTCTGCGCATTCTCGTGGCTCGCAtcacggcgcagcggcccCACGTTGTGATGGCTGAAAAAGGCGTGTCACATATCGCCCTCAGCATGTTTGAACAAGCGGGCATCGTTGTCTTTTCGCGCCTCAAGCGCACAGCCATCGATACCATTGCGCACTGTACGCAGGCCGATGTGATTGCCTCGATTGACCGGCTCTcgctcgagccacgccTCGGTCGGTGTGCGTGCATCTCCATCGATACGTACCAGCAGGCGGGCGATCCGGAGCAGCGCAAACCACTCTTGCGCGTCGAAGTCGCGTCCAAAGAAGTCAGCTGTGCCCTCATACTCCGCGGCACCATCCAGCCCAAACTACGGCGCATCAAGGCCATCCTCGCTCTGATGGTGTTTGTCGGCTACAACTTGAAACTCGAGGAAtgtgtgcgccgcgatATGGGTGCGACCCTCGATTGGTCCGTTATGAACTTTCACACCGTCAGCGAGCTGGCTGCGCCTATGCCAAccgaggaggaagacgtGCATCGGCACATTATTCTTGACGAGACGCTCAAAAAATACCAGCGTCTCCTGCTTAGTGCCTCCGTCACAGCAGTTCTGCCGCCACCTTACCTCGTGACCCGCATGAAGTATGTCAACGACCGCATACGCACCCTCAAGGCGCTCCCCATCAAGAGCATGACATACAAGCACACGGACGCCCAGGGAGACGTGCCGACGCAGGGACTCGTCTTGTGTGCGCCTGAGACGTACGCGGCCCCTACCGAGGTCGCCGTCCTGGAGTCAGAGCACGAAAGCATCCAGGCATGCTGGCACGCGTGTGTGTCCGGCATGTCGAAAATGCTGACGCCCTTTGCGCACCAAAAGCTCGTGGCCCTCGTGTTCAAAACGTGCGCTGTCAATCGACACACTTGCATGGGACCCCATTTTGATTGTGCTGACTTTTACGGCGTCGATGATGAGCCGCTCGGCCAGTTTCTTGAGCGCACATGTGATGAGCACGCGGCATCATGCGAGGCACGCCATTGTGAGCATGCAAATCTCGTGCACTACCTGACCTATACCCACAACACCACACAGATCCAAATGGTCGTGGAGCATTTTCCGTGTCCCCTGCGCGACTGCGAACACGAACTGCTGTGCTGGAGTTACTGCAAAGTGTGTGAGGCTTCAACGCCCATGACACGCCTTAGTGATGAGGCTTGGTCCTTGAGCTTTGCCAAGTTTCTCGAGCTGCAGTGCTACCCGAACTCATCGTGCCACTCGACGGTATGTGAGCATGACTACTTCCAAAACACGGTGCGGTACTTTGCGCTCAGAAACCTCGCGATTCGCTTCCATGCCGACACGATCGAGCCATGGGACATTCTCGTGCCGCCCACGCGCCTCATCATTGACTACACTCAGATGTGTGTCTTGCGGAATACGGAGGCTGTCAAGCTTTACGATAAGAACCGGCTGTACTGGCGCTCTGTTTGCATGCGACTTGACGCTTTGCAACGCCAAATCGCGGCAAAGATGCTCCCCGCACGCCTCAAGACGCATACCGATACCCTTCTCACCCAGATGGTGCAGCTCGCCATGGCCGATGGATTTGAAATCGAAAAGTCCATTTCCGAGTCCTACCGTGAATCAGACAAGGACATGTGCCAGCTCACCATGAATGCTGTGCGTCGCACGCTCCAGGACCGCGTGGTCGAGTGGGAAAATCTGTTCCTCGACTTCAAGAAACACGCTCCCAAGAGCGACCAGGATAAGCAGCGTCTCTTGGCGCAGTATGACCCACCAGAGGCAGACATAATAGCTCCGCAGCCTGTGCGAGCCAGCCCTGAACGCACGCCGTCTTTCGTGGAACAAGTGTCGCCGTCCAAGTCGCCGCGCCGGCCACTTCCTCGTCGCGATCCATCGGGCCAAGTCGCAATGCTCACGCAGCAGTACGAGCAAATGACACGAGACGCCGAGCAGCAAGCATCGCGTATGCACAGAGCTCGCCCCGTCACCACAACGCACGCGACAGTGGAAGTGTTCAAGAGCCTGCGAGATGCAGTGCGAGGCGACGATAGCGATCACGAAGACGACCTGCGTCCTGAGCAGACGCGTGGTGAGGCATGGCTTGGCTCGCGACCGATTGAAACGCCTCAGCCATCCACTCATGATACCCTGATCGAATTGTCCGTGCCCAGCACTCCAAGTACAGAAAATGACACTTACCACGATACGTCGAGGAGCCTAATGATCGAAGAAGGCAACGTCGACATGACGGATACGTCCCAGCCGGAGCGTACTAAACTCTTTCACTTGCTAAAAGCGGCATGGCCTCTGCCCGTCGACGAATTTTTCCCGCTGACGTATCCATTCTCGCCGACAGATCATGTGTTCACCGatgcacgcgtcgtcgtacgTGAGGACGAGCCAAGCTCGATCATCGCCTTTACACTCGACTCGCAAAACTAccgcgagcagctcgccaaCTCGCGGCAGAGCCGATCTGATGCTCCGTTGACAGAACTGCGACATGCTGACGGGTCGCACTACTTGTATGAGTTCGACACCGAGACGATCAAGCTGTGGTGTAAGATCTTTTTCGCCGAGCAATTTGATGCCCTGCGGCATATGTGTGGATGTGCCGAACAGTTTGTTCAGTCACTCTCACGCTGCTTCAAATGGGACTCGCGCGGCGGCAAGTCAGGCTCAGCATTTCTCAAGACCCGCGACGACCGCTTTGTCGTCAAGCAGCTCTCTCGAACTGAGCTCGATGGTTTCTCCAAGTTTGCGCCACAGTACTTCACATACTTGGCTGAGTGTCAATCAGCATTGCGGCCTACCGCACTAACCAAGATCTTTGGCTACTTTCGCATCGGTTTCAAGAATACGCACACAGGTCGCAGCTTCAAAATGGACTTTATGGTCATGGAAAATCTGCTGTATGGACGCAGCGTCGACCGCATCTTTGACTTGAAAGGCAGCACACGCCATCGCTTCGTACAGGAAAGTGGTCAGCCACACGAGGTACTGCAAGATGAAAATTTGATGCAACGAGCGCAATCTTCTCCCCTTCTTGTGCGCGAACACTCAAAACGCATCCTGCGTACGGCTCTGCACAACGACTCGCTCTTCCTCACCGAGATGAATGTGATGGACTACTCGCTTATCATGGCTCTGGACACTTCGCGCAACAAGATGGTGATCGGTATCATCGACTACCTGCGTACATACACATGGGACAAGCGTGTCGAGAGCTTCGTCAAAGAAACGGCGAtcctcggcggcggcggaaAGGGCGAGCCAACGATTATCACGCCACGACAGTACCGTATGCGCTTTCTCACGTTCCTTGATCGTAACATTCTCATGACACCCGATCCCTGGATACAGTCGGGATGGGTGCAGTGA
- a CDS encoding 26S proteasome regulatory subunit T4: MADDSKDVALAEYSKALQQHETISENLKNLRLKLRDRQAEYDQTEEDIKALQSVGQIIGEVLCQLDPERYIVKASSGPRYVVGVRAIVPRSKLVQGVRVSLDMTTLTIMRILPREVDPQVYKMSTEDPKGASFAGIGGLSEQIRELREVIELPLMNPELFQRVGIKTPKGVLLYGPPGTGKTLLARAVAATLETNFLKVVASAIVDKYIGESARLVREMFAYARTNEPCIIFMDEVDAIGGRRFSEGTSADREIQRTLMELLNQMDGFDQLGKTKVIMATNRPDTLDPALLRPGRIDRKIEIPLPNEQSRLEILKIHTRPIAKRDELDYEAIVKLSDGFNGADLRNVATEAGMFAIRADRDYCIQEDFMKAARKLQEAKRHESKADYTVV, from the coding sequence ATGGCAGACGATTCCAAGGATGTGGCCCTAGCAGAATATAGCAAGGCGCTGCAACAACATGAAACGATATCCGAAAACCTGAAAAATTTGAGACTTAAGTTGCGCGACAGGCAAGCCGAATATGACCAGACAGAGGAAGATatcaaggcgctgcagtCTGTCGGACAGATCATAGGAGAGGTTTTGTGTCAACTGGACCCAGAGCGGTACATTGTGAAGGCGTCTTCAGGACCACGATACGTGGTAggtgtgcgtgcgattgTGCCGCGTTCGAAGCTTGTGCAGGGCGTGCGTGTTTCGCTGGATATGACAACGTTGACCATTATGCGGATTTTACCTCGCGAAGTGGATCCGCAAGTCTACAAAATGAGTACAGAAGATCCAAAAGGTGCCTCGTTCGCTGGCATTGGTGGTCTTAGTGAGCAGATTCGTGAGCTTCGCGAGGTGATTGAGCTGCCGCTGATGAACCCTGAACTTTTCCAACGTGTGGGTATCAAGACGCCAAAAGGTGTGCTGCTCTATGGCCCACCAGGTACGGGTAAGACGCTACTTGCACGTGCAGTtgctgcgacgctcgagaCCAACTTCCTCAAGGTTGTGGCGAGCGCGATTGTCGACAAGTACATTGGTGAAAGTGCGCGTTTGGTGCGCGAGATGTTTGCCTACGCCCGTACCAATGAGCCATGCATTATCTTTATGGATGAAGTGGATGCAATTGGTGGTCGGCGATTTAGTGAAGGCACGAGTGCTGACCGGGAGATTCAGCGGACGTTGATGGAGCTGCTAAATCAAATGGACGGATTTGACCAGCTGGGCAAGACGAAGGTGATTATGGCCACCAACCGACCCGATACACTGGACCCGGCGCTGTTACGACCAGGGCGTATTGACCGGAAGATTGAGATCCCGCTGCCGAATGAACAGAGCCGTCTTGAGATTCTGAAGATCCACACGCGGCCGATCGCCAAGCGCGATGAGCTGGACTATGAGGCGATCGTCAAGCTGTCGGATGGCTTCAATGGGGCAGATTTGCGAAATGTGGCCACAGAAGCTGGTATGTTTGCGATCCGTGCGGACCGTGACTATTGTATCCAGGAAGACTTTATGAAAGCGGCGCGCAAGCTGCAAGAGGCGAAGCGGCACGAAAGCAAGGCGGACTATACGGTCGTCTAG
- a CDS encoding ADP-ribosylation factor-binding protein GGA, with protein MYRPSRAVTPASSRYAAEYGLPTWRPTQIQSYIDRCCDTAMEQLNLPLALELADYINTKRANTAREAAFEIVQRINARVPHVGILALDLLDILVKNCGFLMHLQIATKEFLNELVRRFPERPPMHPGPVMTRILEMIHEWRQTICVTSKHKEDLVHIRDMHRLLMYKGYRFPKVDARSASVLSSTQPLQSPEELEEETRLAQSAKLQEYIRRGTPRDLHQAQELMKILSGAEPERDHVQTRQIVREMDKIESRVKLLGDMLDQANPADKFVSGDAYDQVASSLQSIQPRLQRWIEQADDSEESQHLTRFLEVNDAIHQVLQRYEAVATGRQPAAAGSSLISLEDDDVAQVPPASQPQSLLDEFASLDMSQPPKPVAAPTAAPSSSEKKTTSSDVFDLLGELDEHAHPPPPPTSSRPSPAAHDPMAGVDLLS; from the coding sequence ATGTACAGGCCGTCACGGGCGGTCACACCTGCCTCGTCGCGGTACGCAGCCGAATATGGCCTGCCTACGTGGCGTCCTACGCAGATTCAATCGTACATTGATCGGTGCTGCGACACGGCGATGGAGCAGTTGAACCTGCCGCTGGCGTTGGAGCTGGCCGACTACATTAACACGAAGCGGGCCAACACGGCACGCGAAGCTGCGTTTGAGAttgtgcagcgcatcaacGCTCGTGTGCCGCATGTGGGCATCCTTGCGCTCGATCTGCTCGACATCCTTGTAAAGAACTGCGGCTTTCTGATGCATTTGCAGATTGCGACCAAAGAGTTTCTGAACGAGCTGGTGCGCCGATTCCCAGAACGACCTCCGATGCACCCAGGGCCTGTAATGACGCGAATCCTCGAGATGATTCACGAGTGGCGGCAGACGATTTGTGTCACGAGCAAGCACAAAGAAGATCTCGTGCACATCCGCGACATGCACCGTCTCTTGATGTACAAGGGCTACCGCTTCCCCAAggtcgacgcgcgctcAGCCTCTGTACTGAGCTCGACGCAGCCGCTGCAGTCTCCAGAGGAGCTGGAGGAGGAGACGCGCCTTGCTCAGAGCGCCAAGCTGCAGGAGTACATTCGTCgcggcacgccacgcgATCTGCATCAGGCGCAGGAACTCATGAAAATTCTGTCGGGCGCCGAGCCGGAGAGGGACCATGTACAGACACGCCAGATTGTCAGGGAGATGGACAAGATCGAGTCGCGCGTCAAGCTCCTAGGCGATATGCTCGATCAGGCCAACCCAGCCGACAAATTTGTGTCGGGCGACGCCTACGACCAAGTTGCCTCGAGCCTGCAAAGCATTCAGCCGCGCTTGCAGCGCTGGATTGAGCAGGCTGATGATAGCGAAGAGTCGCAGCACCTGACGCGCTTTCTCGAGGTGAACGACGCGATCCATCAAGTCTTGCAGCGTTACGAGGCCGTCGCAACCGGCCGGCAACCGGCCGCTGCAGGGTCCTCGCTCATCTCTCTCGAGGATGATGACGTCGCACAGGTGCCTCCCGCGTCCCAGCCACAGTCGCTTCTCGACGAATTTGCGTCGTTGGACATGTCCCAACCACCCAAGCCCGTTGCGGCGCCGACCGCCGCCccctcgtccagcgagaAAAAGACCACGAGCTCCGACGTATTCGACCTACTCGGCGAACTCGACGAACATGCCCATCCCCCTCCCCCACCAACGTCGTCTCGTCCCTCGCCAGCCGCCCACGATCCGATGGCCGGGGTGGATTTGCTCTCATAG
- a CDS encoding arginyl-tRNA synthetase has translation MSRPPIPSKHEFQGVPLFQRLPKLPELEGTDPARAPQDAFRLAIADQLSKTLGTSLKDTFLAVATGGKECDYKVVLPRFRLPTKVDELQAKVLDEFQANAYVERVSKQGPAVLYHVNLNTLLHLTLSTVHALTHGEGAALDADGQKQPSYGSNYAGKGKTCLIEFSSPNIAKPFHAGHLRSTIIGAFLANLYEANGWDVKRLNYLGDWGKQFGLLALGWRRFGDEEKLKADPVQHLFDVYVEINKLASEEGGKGEQIHEEAREFFKGMEDGVQENLVEWERFRSLSIEKYKETYARLNVHFDEYRGEAKVDKKQIQDTLAQLRTKDFVSREENGALLADLSKYKLEKAVIERKDGTPLYLTRDIPEAVARHEQYHFDKMIYVIASQQDLHCAQFFKMLELLGYPWAQKEADALLHVNFGMVQGMSTRKGTVVFLDRILDETKEHMHDVMRQNEVKYAQLENPEQTADIVGMTAIKIQDMTGKRINNYTFDWKRMFSFEGDTGPYLQYNHVRLCSMERMNAEDGLVLPREELDLDAMHTERLNTPEALEIVWLLAQWPDVVRVASRDHQASTIVTFCFKLTHAISSAWEKLIVKGQERDDALVRLWLYRCAKDVLGSALRLLTITPLERM, from the coding sequence ATGAGTCGTCCCCCCATTCCATCGAAGCACGAGTTCCAGGGCGTGCCGCTGTTCCAGCGCCTGCCCAAGCTGCCTGAGCTGGAGGGCACGGAtccagcgcgtgcgccgcaggATGCGTTCCGCCTGGCCATTGCGGACCAGCTGTCCAAGACGCTCGGTACGTCGCTCAAGGACACGTTTTTGGCAGTGGCGACGGGCGGCAAGGAGTGCGACTACAAGGTTGTGCTGCCTCGTTTCCGTCTGCCGACGAAGGTGGATGAGCTGCAggccaaggtgctggaCGAGTTCCAGGCGAACGCATACGTCGAACGCGTGTCGAAGCAGGGCCCCGCGGTGCTGTACCATGTGAACCTGAACACGCTTCTTCATCTGACGCTCTCGAccgtgcatgcgctgaCGCACGGCGAGGGTGCagcgctcgatgccgacggCCAGAAGCAGCCGTCGTACGGCTCGAACTATGCGGGCAAGGGCAAGACGTGCTTGATAGAGTTCTCGTCGCCGAATATCGCGAAGCCCTTCCACGCTGGTCATCTGCGTAGCACGATCATCGGTGCGTTCTTGGCGAATCTGTACGAGGCCAATGGCTGGGACGTGAAGCGCCTGAACTACCTGGGTGACTGGGGCAAGCAATTTGGTCTGCTGGCGCTCGGCTGGCGTCGCTTTGGCGACGAGGAGAAGCTGAAGGCGGACCCTGTGCAGCACCTGTTCGATGTGTACGTCGAGATCAACAAGCTTGCGTCCGAAGAGGGCGGCAAGGGCGAGCAGATCCAcgaagaggcgcgcgagtTCTTCAAAGGGATGGAAGACGGTGTGCAGGAGAATCTCGTGGAGTGGGAGCGTTTCCGCTCGCTGTCGATTGAGAAGTACAAGGAGACGTACGCGCGTCTGAACGTGCACTTTGACGAGTATCGCGGCGAGGCGAAGGTCGACAAGAAGCAGATCCAGGACACGCTCGCTCAGCTGCGTACGAAAGACTTTGTGTCGCGGGAAGAGAACGgggcgctgctggccgacTTGAGCAAGTACAAGCTGGAAAAGGCCGTCATTGAGCGCAAGgacggcacgccgctgTACCTGACGCGCGACATTCCTGAGGCagtcgcgcggcacgagcagTACCACTTTGACAAGATGATCTATGTGATTGCCTCGCAGCAGGACCTGCACTGTGCGCAGTTCTTCAagatgctcgagctgctgggcTACCCATGGGCGCAAAAGgaggcggatgcgctgctgcacgtCAACTTTGGTATGGTGCAGGGCATGTCCACACGGAAGGGCACCGTCGTGTTCCTGGACCGTATCCTGGACGAGACGAAggagcacatgcacgatGTGATGCGCCAGAACGAAGTCAAGTATGCCCAGCTCGAGAACCCCGAGCAGACGGCCGACATTGTCGGTATGACGGCCATCAAGATCCAGGACATGACAGGCAAGCGGATCAACAACTACACGTTCGACTGGAAGCGCATGTTCTCGTTCGAGGGCGATACGGGTCCGTACCTGCAGTACAATCATGTGCGTCTGTGCTCGATGGAGCGCATGAATGCCGAGGACGGCTTGgtgctgccgcgcgaggagctcgatcTCGACGCGATGCATACCGAGCGCCTCAACACGCCCGAGGCCCTCGAGATTGTGTGGCTGCTCGCTCAGTGGCCGGACGTGGTGCGTGTCGCGAGCCGGGACCACCAGGCCTCGACGATCGTGACGTTCTGCTTCAAGCTGACGCACGCCATCAGCTCGGCCTGGGAAAAGCTGATCGTCAAGGGCCAGGAACGCGACGATGCCTTGGTGCGTCTGTGGCTGTACCGCTGTGCCAAGGACGTGCTCGGCAGCGCCCTGCGTCTCCTGACTATCACGCCTCTCGAGCGTATGTAG
- a CDS encoding nuclear GTP-binding protein yields the protein MWEGRPRRWRRGSVVCFGIEHGTDPQTNSLSLPYFMSHTNIQARWIKILSKEFPTLAFHASINHSFGKGSLIQLLRQFSVLHSDKKQISVGFVGYPNVGKSSIINTLKKKKVCNVAPIPGETKVWQYITLMRRIYLIDCPGIVPVSAHDSETGTVLKGVVRVENLESPSEHIATVLSRVKPEYIKRTYNLESWRNADDFLAQLSARMGKLLRGGEPDLDTSAKMVLNDWIRGKIPFFVPPPMPPKRDDEPVGEKRVRGVDQPIAKIPVLSKFTEEDVHGGVPEDFERDDDPEPEEEDVLDDEDEEPDEDEEDDESSDDLDDLAWEDVFDQKAQPAPDVSEDEAPRPKEKRMTTNKRKAENYYTHANVKNRNRQKQAAMSELHAQSRHRDRGSRVGANKKASRTSNPKLQKRK from the coding sequence ATGTGGGAAGGACGTCCTaggcgctggcgtcgcggGTCTGTGGTATGCTTTGGGATTGAGCACGGCACGGATCCACAGACGAACAGTCTCTCGCTCCCCTATTTTATGAGCCATACTAACATTCAGGCGCGATGGATCAAAATCCTGTCGAAAGAGTTCCCGACGCTGGCGTTCCATGCGTCGATCAACCACAGCTTTGGTAAGGGTAGTCTTATCCAGCTATTGCGTCAATTCAGTGTGCTGCACTCGGACAAGAAGCAGATCAGCGTCGGGTTTGTTGGCTACCCGAATGTCGGCAAAAGCTCCATCATCAATACGCTCAAGAAAAAGAAGGTGTGCAATGTGGCGCCTATTCCGGGCGAGACCAAAGTGTGGCAGTACATCacgctgatgcgccgtaTCTACCTGATTGACTGTCCGGGCATTGTGCCGGTCAGTGCGCATGACTCGGAGACAGGCACGGTCCTCAAGGGTGTGGTGCGTGTAGAAAACTTGGAGTCACCCAGTGAGCATATTGCCACGGTGCTGAGTCGTGTCAAGCCCGAGTACATCAAGCGCACGTACAACCTCGAGTCGTGGCGCAATGCTGATGACTTTTTGGCGCAGCTGTCGGCGCGTATGGGCAAGTTGCTCCGTGGTGGCGAGCCCGATCTCGATACGAGCGCCAAGATGGTGCTCAATGACTGGATTCGAGGCAAGATTCCCTTCTTTGTGCCGCCacccatgccgcccaagcGCGATGATGAGCCGGTGGGCGAGAAGCGCGTGCGGGGTGTGGATCAGCCGATTGCCAAGATCCCTGTGCTGAGCAAGTTCACGGAAGAAGACGTGCATGGCGGTGTGCCGGAAGACTTtgagcgcgacgacgatcCTGAGCCGGAGGAAGAAGATGTCCTggatgacgaggacgaggagcctgacgaggacgaggaagacgacgagTCTAGCGACGATTTGGACGATCTCGCGTGGGAAGATGTCTTTGATCAAAAGGCACAGCCCGCACCGGATGTATCAGAGGACGAGGCACCGCGGCCCAAGGAGAAGCGCATGACGACCAACAAGCGCAAGGCCGAGAACTATTACACGCATGCCAATGTCAAGAACCGCAACCGGCAGAAGCAGGCCGCTATGAGCGAGCTGCATGCCCAGAGCCGGCACCGAGACCGCGGCAGCCGCGTGGGTGCGAACAAGAAGGCGAGTCGCACGTCGAATCCCAAGCTGCAAAAGCGCAAGTAG